The Malassezia restricta chromosome I, complete sequence genome contains the following window.
gcatTGATCGCAAATAGCGTCGCAGTAGAGAGAGTGAGCCACTCGCCCCAGCGAACGCCATGCGATGCGGCATCTCGCTCCAAACGACGGAACAGGTCCTGTAAAATCGACACTTGCGGCGCCGCTTTGGGACTGCCCGATACACCCGCTGGTATAGTGACACCCGGCTGGTACtttgacgcgcgcgccgcataccgcggcgcatgcaccaGGGCCTTGAGTGCCTGCGACAGTGGCATCAGGCAGGCATCGGAGGCGTCGCATGGGCCCCTGCCAGTCCTATTATCACGTGATTTCGAAGAAGGGAGGCGTCGTCCTACGACGGACCTTCTCTTGTTCTTCtcccacgacgcggccgCTCGGCAACATGACTCTACCACGCTTCgctggcgtgcgtgcctttCGTCATCTGCGGAGCACAGGCACCCGAATGATCCCGGCATGCGAGAATATCCCCGCTCGGTCAGCCACGTCCACCGTCtacacgcgcacgccgatgacgacggcatggcgcgcacCCATACCATCCTCTCCGATCCTGTCCATGACGCGGCCGATGCTGTGGAATAAAAACGCGGGCGCTAGCCCCTCCCAGATACCCCTCGGTGGCGTGCGATTCACGACGTACGGCTCCGAGTACCAGCCTTCACAGCGCAaacgcaagcgcaagcaCGGCTTCCTCGCTCGCTTGAGGTCCCGCACAGGCAAAAAGATCCTCATTCGACGTCGCGCCAAGGGCAAGACGGCGATTTCGCACTAGGTAGATGGCCGCCTCGTAGTGAGTGCCACGTGGGTCGTAGGAGCCTCCTCCCCAACGCTCCCTCCACTTGGTACATCTCTTTTTGACATGTCTCttccagcgacgcatgAGATTCTGCTGTTCCTGGCGGATGCGAATCCACAGGTGCGGCAGCTTGCGATGGCCAATGTTGTGTCTTTTAGCGTAAAGAGCCATCCGCTTCGCCGACTACTGACTGATCCCCTCACATACGACGACGGACGTCCCGTATGCAAGGCCAACGGTGAGCCAttggatgtgctggcgcagctcaaggcACTCTGTCAGGACCAGCCCCTGACCATTCACGACGCTTTTAGTGCACTCATCAACCTGTGTGACTCGCCTTCGATTGCTGCTCGGAtcggcgacgacgactttTTAGCGTTTCTTGTGACGTATATTGGTGATTCCGTGTCGCTACTAGCAGACTTGGCTTGCATGCTCCTTTCCAACCTGACCAAGTTTGAGTCAATCGCATCGCGTCTGTTGGCTCTTCAGGTCGAAGATCGTCCATTCTACTCATTCCTCTCGCCACTCGACTTGCAGGTGGCATTGAGCGGGCTGGATGCCGACGCGTCCCAGCCCGACTACGAAGAGAAGAAAAAAGCCGTGGAAGCGGCTTCGAAGCGTTTGGCGGACTCCATGCATGCTAATGCCACGGAAAAGCTGCCGGCCTTGATCAAGCTCCTGCGTGCCTTTGAAGAGGGCGCGACAGTCGAGACGAGTCGCGCGAGTGACGCGGATATGCGAAAACGCATCGAAGCAGCGAGAAAAGAGCAGGACCAACCCGTGGAAATGGGCGCAGATGGTCGGCCACAGATCAGGCGCAAGTCCACATGCAATTTCCTCGCGAGTGTGTTTGCCAATGTCACCGTTCTGCCCCGCGGCCGTGAGTTCTTCGTCATGCCCATGCAGGGAGCCGATCCCCAGCAAGCTGATGCATATCCAGTGGGTCGCATGGTTGTCTTTACCGAACACGCTGATTTGAtccgccgcggcggtgTCATCAGTGCGCTCAAAAATATCCTGTTCCTTAAGCACGCACATCGCCTTCTCCTCGCTCCTTCCGCGGAGCAGCCAGACCGACCCTCGCTGGATATTCTGCCATACATTCTCATGCCCTTGATTGACGGCAAGGAACTGGCCAAGGTGGACTTGGAGGATCAAGAGTCTCTGCCCGAAGCATGTCAGCTTGTCGACGAGAACAAACCTCGAGAGAAGGACAGCGCACTGCGTCTCATGCTAGTAGAGTGCCTGTTGTTGCTATGCACATCGCACTACGGTCGTCAGAGTCTTCGTGAGCGTGGTGCCTATATCGTGGTACGAGAGGCCCATCTTGCTGAGCCGAAAGAGCAAATTACCGAGGCTatcgtgcgcctcgtcaaCTTGCTCAAGCGCGATGAATCAGATGCCTCGATGAAGGACGATCAAGATGTTCACGTATCCGTCGAAGgcgaagacgcggacgacgaTTTGGTCATAGAAGAATTGTAGGCCTTTTTGTCAGCCGAGGCGGAAAATTGTCCTTTTTCCACTCCACAAGCCATGACGACCGATCGGATCAGCGCGCCGGCATGGCTGGCGGAGTTCACGGCGAATGCAGCCGAGACGTTTGTCACGGCGTACTATGGAGCGTCGGATGCCCCGCAACGTATCAAGCTCGTACCGTCTCTGTACTTGCCGAACTCGTCCATCTCGTGGAATGGTAATCCCATTAGTGGATCCACACAATATGCACAAtggctcgatgcgcagccAGGATCACAACACGAGATCCAATCGTTTGATTGCCATGCTCTTGGCCCCTTCGATGCTTATGGTACGTACCTGAGCCGCCTTTACACGCCCTGCAGGGTACCATGATGCTGGTCGACGCCACACTCGCATCACACACCCATGGGCAACATGATCGGCTTTTACAAGGACTCGATATGtgagcaaggcgcgccaTATTCGAGTAGTATGAGAAGCGCACATACTAACCCGCAGACCAAAATgaggcgccgtcgctgtTGCTCACCGTGTCAGGCACCGTGGCGCACTATACGCCCGAGAGCCTAGCGACCCCCACCAGCAATGCTCCCAAGTCGGCCACATCGACCGGCACATCATCGAGACGCAAGTTTGACGCTGATGCGCCGATCGAAACATATCCACGTGTGTTTTCCCAGTCATTCGTTCTCATTAATGGGGCAGGCACTAACGCCGAAGGCGGCGTGCCATTTGTATGGATGCCTCAAAATAAGGGCCCCAAAAAGAGCGAAACTCGCACTGTGGCCAAATACTTCATTCAGGCGGACTGCTTCCGCTTCGTAGGATGACTATGTACGATACATTATGTGGTGCCGTATGCCATGTCACGCGATGCCAGCAACCGTGTGCGTTCGTTCTGCTCAGCGGGGGGCAAAGATGCTGGGGCGACGACCGCTTCGTCGTAGCGTTCTTCCGGCAAATGGCGTCGGTGCGTGTGGCAAATGACAAGAAACCCATTGTCTAGCATCATCGGCAGAATCAGGGCGATCGTGCGAAGGCCCATAGACACACTCAAGATGATGGATAGCACAAAGGGACGCGAATTCGGTCCGATCACAGGCATCTTGTGGAACTTGAGCACCGCAATGTCGAGGAACACAGAGGCAAGGTAGACCGACACATCGGACGTGAGTGATATCCACACCACGAGCGCGATACCAATCAGCGACTGGACGAGGGCGGCAAACCAGAGCCCTTCTCCCAGAGCATGTCGTCCCATGCTCCGATCCCAGCCCCATGTAAGCATAAGCTGATCCCACAGCAGCACCTGTCCCACGAGCAAGAGCACCAGCTTGTtcggcacatgcacaagAAGCAGCTCAAATGGATGGACCCACCGGGGACGGTACTTGGTGCGCAGCACCAAACCATTCGTCGCGGTAAGCAGCAGAATGCCGACCAGCACAATGGAGCCCAAGATCATCGTCATGTTTGTGTCAATGATGCGACACAAAAGCCACATGGAAAGTATATAGTTACTCAGAGCGAGGCGTGAGCCCGCCCCCTGCACGATGCAGCGCTGTGTATGTGGGTTCGGCGTGATAAGAGACAACAAACAGAACCCAAATTCAAAGAACAGCATGACGATACTGTACGCTAGAAACATGCGTGGCGCCATAGTGAAATAGGTGGGCTGACTGCGGAATACATAGTGCATGGATGGCACGATGAGCGTGGAAATCAGACCAGTGGCAATGCAGCACAGCAAACTCATAGGCGTGTTGATCTGCAGGAAGCGCAGCGAAGCCCGCTGCCGTGGCGTCAGTGGTACATGCTGATTCTCTTCTTCATTTCCATGCACATCAAtacggcgctcgtcggcgcgcTGTCGCACAGCCACCTGGTTCATGGCCGAGCCGTGCACCAGACAGAGAGCACAACAAACTCTCCGCCTCCGGGGCCGGATATCGGTGCAGGCCCTCTATGACTAATCAATCCGCCAGGATGCGCCCCTACCGGCACCGTCGCTTTTTGTCTTGCGGCCATGTCGGGTGAGCCGAGTCCATCGCGATCGACCCGGGCAACGGCGCAGGAGCGATTGTCTCCCTATGCTGAACTGGAGTCGTATCCTTTGCCGGACGAAGATAAGGCTGTGCACGTGCAAAGATATCTAGTCAAGCCAGACGACTCTACCCCGGACGACAGTGGGCATGCGGACGATGTGCAGCCGAGTGCTTCTGCCTTTTCTGTCACATCGAGCCGCATAAGCATGAACGAGGACGAGTACCAGGCACCACACCATATGCCTGGCGGTGCCATCACTGAGGATCTGTATCGCTGGGCACACCAAAACCGCCCACGCACTCGGCGGACCGAGAGCGTGCATCTGCCACGAACTCGCGACCTCGACTCGGTGATTGATTCTGATATTCTCAAGCAGCCAGGCGGATTCCGACGCTCTTATGTCATGGCACAAGCCGCGGAGCAAGGcaagccgccgccacgAGCGCTCAAGAGCTTTGTCGAATTTCTTATGCTCTACGGCCATTTCGCTGGAGAAGAGCTCAACGACTTTGAGATCGATGAAGcggaggaagaagaagatgaagagACAGGCCCCACAGAGAGCTCgtctcttcttcgtcggcggcatGTGCACGGCCACATCCCGTCGCTTCGAGGCCATCGGCGCCACGAGCACAAGGGCGAGGCCTCTGTCTTGGACGCCGTGCTGATGCTGCTCAAGTCGTTTGTGGGAACGGGTATCTTGTTTCTCGGAAAGGCGTTCTTCAACGGTGGTCTGCTGTTTTCCGTGATTGTCATGTGCCTCATCGCCGGTGTCTCGCTCTATTCGTTCttgctgctcgtgcaggcgaACCAAAAGTTGCACGTCGGCTTTGGCGATATGGGAGGCATTTTGTACGGTCCATCTATGCGCCACGCTATCTTGGCATCGATTGTCATTTCGCAGCTGGGCTTCGTTGCTGCTTACACAGTGTTTGTCGCAGAAAacatgcaggcgctgatCATGTCCATGACACAATGTCGTACGCTCGTGTCGCACGGAACTTTGATTCTCGCACAGGCTCTAGTCTTTCTCCCACTGAGTCTCGTGCGCAAAATCGCCAAGCTTTCATCCACAGCGCTCATTGCCGATGTGTTTATCTTGACGGGAGTGGTCTACTTGTTATACTACGAGATTGGCTCCCTGGCTGCGCACGGCTTGGCTGATGTGGTCATGTTCAATACGAACAACTTTCCGCTGTTTATCGGTACCGCTGTGTTTACGTTCGAGGGCGTCGGTCTTGTGATTCCTATCACCGAGAGTATGAAAGAGCCGCAAAAGTTTCCCAAGACACTGTCGTGGGTCATGCTGGGTGTCGCAGCCCTCTTTGCCGCGGCTGGTGCGTTATCGTATGCCACCTTCGGAAGCGAAACACAGACAGTCGTCATCACGAACCTACCGGGCAACTCGGGTTTTGTGCAGGCCATTCAGGCCCTGTACTCCGTTGCCATTCTCTTGTCCATGCCGCTTCAATTATTCCCGGCCCTTTCCATTTTGGAGTTGGGCCTCTTCCGACGCAGCGGCAAGTACAGTCTGCGCACCAAGATGCTGAAAAATCTCTTTCGTTTCCTTGTCGTGATCCTGGCCATGTTCACGGCCTGGCTCGGCGCGAATGATCTCGACAAGTTTGTGAGTCTCATTGGGTCCGTGGCGTGTGTGCCTCTGTGCTTCATTTATCCACCCCTGCTGCAcctgcgtgcgtgcgccacgacgcgccgtgCCAAGATGATCGACATGGCCCTCTTCACCTTTGGCATCTTTTGCGTCGTGTTTGCCGGCACGCAGACCGTGCAGTCGATGCTCTCCGGCTCCAGCCCTCCTAAGCCACCCGTGTGTGTACCGTCACCACCTCGCCCGCTATGACAGCTATGTAGAATAGGTACCTGCTGACATGTACAACGAGACCTTGCGACGGTGCGCATCTGGGAGCACGAACGCTCGTCATTCACACCGACGCACCCAGCCCCATCGTCCCACTCCCAGACATGCCGGGAAAGTATGGTTCTCCGACTCCTTTACGACCTCACACAATCATCAAGAGACGCCTAAACAGGCGCCTGACTCTACTGAAGAGGTGCTTTTATAAGAGTCGGGGTCTATTGCCGTAGCAATGTAAGCGTTAGAGAAGAAAAAGAGGGCGCGAGTCGCTTTTTGCGTGGTCGCGTGCGAGTCCCACGTGAGGTGCACGTGGGCTTCCAAAGTGGTGCGATTCTTGCTGCCCACGCGACTGGGGACTACATATATGGACCGCATCGTTAGCCCTTTTTTCCTTGACCCTATTCATTGTCATGGAGGCGCTGTCGCAGTCGTTCAACCAGACACTGGAAAGTCTCACAGGACATCCGACTCCTGCGCATATCCTCTATGCTAATCTCGATACCTCGAAACTCACCTacgccgagcagctgtgGGTGCAGTGGTACCAGTACTGGGGTAACCCCGTGATTGCCACAGGAGTGATGAGCTTCCTCCTGCACGAGATCGTGTACTTCGGCCGCTCCATTCCATGGATGATCATCGACGCCAtgccgtcgatgcgcaAGTACAAGCTGCAACCCAACTACGTACCGACCCTCGCCGACCAgtggcgctgcacgcgccTTGTGCTCCTCAGCCACTTTACCGTGGAACTGCCCCAGATTTGGAGTTTCCACCCTATCTGCGAATACTTTGGTATGACGACACACGAAGTGCCGTTCCCGAGCTGGACCAAGATGGTCTGGCAAATTGCCCTCTTTTTCGTGTTCGAAGACGCATTCCACTACTGGGCCCACCGTACCATGCACTTCGGTCCCCTCTACAAGCACATTCATAAATTGCACCACGAGTATGTCGCGCCTTTCGGTCTCTCGGCAGAGTACGCACACCCGTTGGAGGTGCTGGTCTTGGGTATGGGCACCATCGGTGGACCCTTCCTTCTCTGCGCCTTCACCAAAGACCTGCATATCCTTACCGTGTACATTTGGGTGATCCTGCGTCTGTTCCAGGCTGTGGACGCCCACTCTGGCTACGACTTCCCCATCAGTCTGCACAACTGGATTCCTTTCTGGGCGGGTGCGGATCACCACGACTACCACCACATGGCCTTCCTTGGCTGCTACTCGACCAGCTTCCGCTGGTGGGACCACTTCCTCGGAACGGATCGCGGATACCAACGGGTTCGTGCTAAGCAAAAGGCCCAGAAGTtgcgtgccgaggcagACGAACTGGACAAATacgccgcctcgctcaaGATTCAGCGTGAATAATGTGTAGTTGGATAGAGCCTGTAACACCGCTACCCTTCCTGGTGGAGGCTGTCGGGGGCCCGGCTGTAGGTCCCCCTTCGTTGGCGCCACCCTCCATCATGTCGACGATTGTGCACTCGCTGCGAGACTATCGTCCGCCGACGCGAGCGCAGCAATTCGCCTTTGCGTTTGGACTGCCGCCTAATGAGGGACCGTACGTCGATGAGGCAGGAAACCGCGCCGAAATTCTTTCTGCCATCCTGTCTCTCTCGAATCCTGATGCGCCAGGCGTGCGGGAGGATTTGGTGTATGCTGGCCGCCTCACGTTGACACCATCATTTTTATGCTATGTGAGTCAGGGAGACTACGGGCGCGGATGCCGCGTGGCCATCCCACTAGCGACGATCCGccgtgtcgagcgcctcaaTACTCGCGATGCCGTCTTTGCATTGAGTGTGTCCGTGTGGCACGGTATGCAGCTGGTCTTTCAGCTGAATGCATTGCGCCCGTCTTGTGAGGGATTTTGCAATGCACTGCGTGATCTTCTGCGTGCACACCTTGGTGACATGAAACAACTACGACCGTTCTTGGATACTTGCTACAGCGagtcgctgctgcgtctcggTGACGAGGACGCCAAAGGCAAGCATCGCGAAGACGCCGTGCCGTACGAAATGGGCCTTGGCGAGACCTTTGGTTTTCCGGGAGATCCGAAAAAGCTCAAGGACAAGAGCAAAATGCGGCTCTGGAAGGAGTACCTCGCCACACATGGCCGAAATATCACGTTGCTCCGTTACCCTCAATTCACGCGACTCGTGCAGGTAGGACTGCCGAacatgctgcgcggcgagcTGTGGGAGGTCGCGAGTGGCTCCATTTtccagcgcctggcgcacCGCGGCGAGTATGCGGCGATTCTCAAGGAGCACGAGGGTCAGACCAATGCCAGTATGGAAGAAATCGAGAAAGATTTGAATCGCTCGTTGCCCGAATATGCCGCGTACCAAACCGACGAGGGCATCGCCACACTGCGCCGCGTTTTGGTCGCCTACAGCTGGAAGAATCGCGAACTGGGCTACTGCCAGGCCATGAACATTGTCGTGGCTGCGCTGCTGATTTACATGTCGGAGGAGCAATGCTTTTGGATGCTCGATACACTGTGTGAACGCCTCCTACCTGGATACTATACACAGAGCATGTCCGGCACACTCCTCGATCAAAAGGTATTTGAGCACCTTGTTTGGCAAACCATGCCCATCCTGCATGAGCACTTTATGCGGCACGATATGCAGCTGAGTATAGTCACTCTGCCATGGCTCCTGTCTCTGTACATCAACAGCATGCCGATGGTCTTTGCTTTCCGCATCATCGACTGCTTCATGGCGTTTGGCTCGCAGGTGCTCTTCCAGATCGGGCTGGCGATTCTCAAGATCAATGGAGAGGCCATCCTTCGCATCACGGACGATGGTACGATGATTGGTCTGCTCCGCACCTACTTCCGCACGCTCGGAGACAGTGCGTATCCCGAAAGCcccgacgagcgccgccgccaaaTCACGCGCTTCCAGCAATTGCTCGTCATAGCGTTCCGCGAGTTTGGTGTCATTACGAacgagctcgtcgaacAGCAGCGCAAGCAATTCCGACAGCAAATTGTACAGGAAATCGAAGGGttcgcgcgccgcagcgcgatTCGCAACCTGCAAGACTACGGACACTTCACGAAGGCGCAAGTGTCCCTGATCTACGATCACATTGTCGAGTCGATTTATCGCGCGCGCAACGCACCTGTATCTTTAACGGGAGGCGAGAAGCCGCTATCGATTCAGGATCCCAAGCAAGACATGAAAGAAATGCGCATCAACTTCACCACGTTCCGCCTCTTTTTGAGTGAAATGGCGACGTGGGCCCGCGATGAGTACATTGTGACGAATGGGCTTCAGGAGCGCATTGAGCGGCGTGTGCCTGATGAGAAATTCGCACGGCGCATCTTTACCTACTGGGACCGTGATCACAGCAACTCGCTGTCCCTCCAAAATATCGTCACAGGTCTCGACGAAATCATGTTTTTGGACGGCGACTTGGCCGGCACGACCGAATGGTTTTTCCGCTTGCATGCCAACGGCAAGGACAAGCTGTCCAAGAACGATGTCCTCGCGCTGTCTGAGTCTCTCTTGTTCCGTACGTATACACTACTCACCCACACAGTGTTCCGCAACGAGCCGGGTGACGAGCATCTCAGCTCCATCTCCACCATGATCTCCCAGGCTTTTGAGTTAAGTGCCGACCCGACCCGACCTACGTAGCGCGGCCATATCCTTCCATGATCTGACGAACGATGCTCGCGCCCACCACTTGCTGCAGCTCCTCGGTGGGGTCTGTTTGGGTGTCCTCAGCCCGCTGCATAATGTCCtcaatgcgctgcatgactTCGTCGACACGAGGatcctcctcctcctcccCCATAGGCGCCTGCTCTTCATAcgcgagcgtctcgccCGTCTTGGAGGCGAGATAAGCTGCAATATCATCACTGTCATTCTCTAACGCATTCTGCGCGGCCGAGCGCCCTTCGTGATTGCGATGCTGGGCGTCCGCGCCATGCTTCTCGACGACCAGCTTGGCGGtctcgagcacatcgcaGAAAAACAGAGGCGTATCACCATCATTGTCAGTGACATTGATGGCCTCTTGAGCGTCGTCCGCTTGCTCCAACAGGTACTGCAGCAGTTCATGCTGATTATACGAGGCGGCTGCATGCAGAGGCGTATATCCCGACTCGTCCTTGCTGGTCGACGTCACACCCTCATGCTCCAGTAAATATTTGACGCGCTCCATATCACCATCCGCCACGGCGACCCACACATTCGCCCCCGACGACACAGCCGACTCCGCCTCTGGCATGGTGAAAGGGACACCGACCTCCTTTTCACGTGATGCCAGGGTCGTGGAGACCCCTGCAGCGTCTTGCCATCGACCACGACATGGGCAAGCGGAAAAAgtcgacgcgcacgcccgGCGCGGGGCGCAAGAAGATGCCGCCCCTAGGTACGTTTCATGCTTGCTGATGCCCGCAGATACGGTGTTTACGTGTCTCTTTTGCCATCATGAACGTGCCGTATCTTGTAAAATGTACGTATGACATCCACCAACCACCAGCGACgacaaggcgcgcatcgGATACTTGAGCTGCAAGATCTGTGGGCAAAACTTTTCCGCAGATACAGACACATTGTCTCAACCGATCGACGTCTATTCACAATGGATTGATGCGTGTGAGGATGTAGCAGACAACTATTGAGGTTACAAAAGTGGATCAAAATCGTGCCACTGTGCCTtggatgcagcgcgaggcgtcTTCGAACGAGGTCCAGAGTCGGGCACGAGCAAGCCGCCGCTCCAGCCAGGGGGCGGGGCAAGCGTGCCactcggcggcggcggaggtACCACAGGCGACTTGGATCGTGGCTGGGCACTGTCCGGGGCAAAGAGGTCATCCATCGCATGCACACTGGTTTCGTACCGCGCATGACCCACCAGTGCCTCCAAGTCGATGTCACCTGTCGATGCAATGGCCGCGTTGAGAGGCACAGGCGCGATGGTTTTCGATGCCTGTTCCTCGGTATGCAGCTGCAGGTGCTTGGCCTCACGCAGACGttccagctgctgctgctccacACCCTGTCCGATGTCTTTGATGGCACGCATGAAACGGCCAAATTGCATCTCATTGAGCAAGGGACACATGGCCATGATCCATAGACGAGGAAGAAACACCGTCGCCTTGGTCTCGAGATCGACTTTGTCGCACAAGGCTTCAAATACGGCAAGTGAGCCCACCATGACGGAGGGCTCACGAGTCTTGATGCGGTTGAGCGTCGGAAGGAGGACATCGGTAATGCTAGTCTTGTCCAGCATAGGGATCATCGCGTGAAAACAAATCAAACTCGTGACCTTGACCGACAGCGTCTTGGTCTTCGAGAAAAGCGAGGTGAGTTTCGGCAGCAAGATGTCTTTGACATGAGTATAATCAAGCGTCCCACACAACTTGGGAATACGCTGAAGAGCATTTTCTTGTACGGCCACATGCTCATTGTCAAAGGCAGAGTACAAGAGCGGCATGACTCTTGTTTGGAAATCTTTCTGTGTCGTTTTGCTCAGAAGTAGATCTGTTTGGTTGAGCAGCAACATTTGCGACTGTGCTGGCTCATGCACGCAAAAGTGCGGCTCCAGTCGCACAAGCACCGTTGTCGTGAATTCGATCTGGGACAAGTTTTTGGCAATATAAAATACATTGGGCAGAATATACGGCAGCAGCATTCGATCTGAGGTAGCTTCCAGCAAGTTGGGCAACAGTTTGCGGCGCATCAATGGTACCGAAAACTGCGGCAACATTTTGTACATGCCACGCAAAAATTGCACCTTTTCCGTCCGCGAATGAGCCGCAAAACTCTCACGCTCTAAGAACTTGAGCACACGCACAAGCATGCTGTTCAAGTACGGCAGGTCCAGAAAGGCCTTGGCCGTGTAGCGCGGCGTTTCAGTCCGCGACAGCAAGCGCGTCAATATCGTTTGGACATCTCTTTCCAGCAgtgaccatgtcgacgagtACATTCGCTCAGGCCAGTCTTCCATATACGCACTCAGAGCACTTGCACTGCCATACGTTTGATAAGGCTTGGCACTATGATGCGTCGCCATGTAAAACAGAATACCCAGAGAGTACATGTCATTGTACGGACCGACTCGTCGGTCTATTACGTATACCGGATCAGCAAAGTCCATGTCTCGGCGCATTACCTCTGGTAACGCatgctcttcttcttcatAAGCCCAGCGCCCACTGTCTGATTGCACGCCTGCCAGCGACGTGAGATAGGCACAACCACACAGTTTCCAATCACCTTTGGCATTCATGACCACGGACATGGACGTGAGATTGGTATGAACAAGTTTGGCGTCATGTAAAAAATCGAGGGCCCGAGCCAGTTGAAGAAAGCCTTTTTGGAGTTCCACTTCATCGAGTTGGTGCGCTGGATCCACACTATCTTGTAACAGTTCATGTGAGCTCGCCACTACATGCTCTGTGGCGAATAAATAACTGGAGCGACATTCCTCTAGCGGCTCAACCACTTCAAGAATACACGGATGCCGCAATCGTGAAAGAGTGGTAACGTCTCGCTTCAAATGCTCAATTTCTTTCGTGCGCATTACGCCTCGAGATATGGGCGTATACATCCATACTGAGACCGTGTTGCGTGTGAGTGCTTGTTCCATAGTATTGGACGAGGCTGCCGCCTTCCTCGTCGCGGTGTACACCCTCCATGGCCCCACGTATAGCCTGTCTGGATTAGCATGAATCTGTCACGTACGGTGAACGAGTCTCGTCTACATGGTAATGAATCGATATATTCGTGCGACCACTGCGCCAAATTAGCTGTACCAACATACATCAAGGAGGACGCATGACTCCAAAACGAACTCGCCATGAAAGTACCCAATGTGAGCTGCGAACACAACACTCGCGTTACGCACATCCCTGGGCCACATTACGTAAATTGTGGAGCAATTTCCTCGCTTCGCCATGAACGCGCTCGTGGTACGACTGCAAGACAGGACGTCTTTTGCTAGCGACGATCAAGCTGATTATGCTGAGGAACTTGCGCAAGAATTGATAGCTCTCCAATCTATTTATGGGAGTGAACAAGTCGAGCTTAAAAGCGGCCCGAACCTGGGTGAGCCCATCACTTTTCAAGTGCAATTGCCGTGCGAAGACATGGGTCATGACATATGTATCAAATTCCAGATCCAATTGCCCAAAGGGTACCCAAACTGTCATGAGGCACCTCAAATTGAGCTTGTAAACCGGTTTCTT
Protein-coding sequences here:
- a CDS encoding TBC1 domain family member 8/9, producing MSTIVHSLRDYRPPTRAQQFAFAFGLPPNEGPYVDEAGNRAEILSAILSLSNPDAPGVREDLVYAGRLTLTPSFLCYVSQGDYGRGCRVAIPLATIRRVERLNTRDAVFALSVSVWHGMQLVFQLNALRPSCEGFCNALRDLLRAHLGDMKQLRPFLDTCYSESLLRLGDEDAKGKHREDAVPYEMGLGETFGFPGDPKKLKDKSKMRLWKEYLATHGRNITLLRYPQFTRLVQVGLPNMLRGELWEVASGSIFQRLAHRGEYAAILKEHEGQTNASMEEIEKDLNRSLPEYAAYQTDEGIATLRRVLVAYSWKNRELGYCQAMNIVVAALLIYMSEEQCFWMLDTLCERLLPGYYTQSMSGTLLDQKVFEHLVWQTMPILHEHFMRHDMQLSIVTLPWLLSLYINSMPMVFAFRIIDCFMAFGSQVLFQIGLAILKINGEAILRITDDGTMIGLLRTYFRTLGDSAYPESPDERRRQITRFQQLLVIAFREFGVITNELVEQQRKQFRQQIVQEIEGFARRSAIRNLQDYGHFTKAQVSLIYDHIVESIYRARNAPVSLTGGEKPLSIQDPKQDMKEMRINFTTFRLFLSEMATWARDEYIVTNGLQERIERRVPDEKFARRIFTYWDRDHSNSLSLQNIVTGLDEIMFLDGDLAGTTEWFFRLHANGKDKLSKNDVLALSESLLFLFRNEPGDEHLSSISTMISQAFELSADPTRPT
- a CDS encoding SCY1-like protein 2 translates to MASSFWSHASSLIGRTNISIHYHVDETRSPLYVGPWRVYTATRKAAASSNTMEQALTRNTVSVWMYTPISRGVMRTKEIEHLKRDVTTLSRLRHPCILEVVEPLEECRSSYLFATEHVVASSHELLQDSVDPAHQLDEVELQKGFLQLARALDFLHDAKLVHTNLTSMSVVMNAKGDWKLCGCAYLTSLAGVQSDSGRWAYEEEEHALPEVMRRDMDFADPVYVIDRRVGPYNDMYSLGILFYMATHHSAKPYQTYGSASALSAYMEDWPERMYSSTWSLLERDVQTILTRLLSRTETPRYTAKAFLDLPYLNSMLVRVLKFLERESFAAHSRTEKVQFLRGMYKMLPQFSVPLMRRKLLPNLLEATSDRMLLPYILPNVFYIAKNLSQIEFTTTVLVRLEPHFCVHEPAQSQMLLLNQTDLLLSKTTQKDFQTRVMPLLYSAFDNEHVAVQENALQRIPKLCGTLDYTHVKDILLPKLTSLFSKTKTLSVKVTSLICFHAMIPMLDKTSITDVLLPTLNRIKTREPSVMVGSLAVFEALCDKVDLETKATVFLPRLWIMAMCPLLNEMQFGRFMRAIKDIGQGVEQQQLERLREAKHLQLHTEEQASKTIAPVPLNAAIASTGDIDLEALVGHARYETSVHAMDDLFAPDSAQPRSKSPVVPPPPPSGTLAPPPGWSGGLLVPDSGPRSKTPRAASKAQWHDFDPLL
- a CDS encoding transcription elongation factor, translated to MGKRKKSTRTPGAGRKKMPPLDTVFTCLFCHHERAVSCKIDDKARIGYLSCKICGQNFSADTDTLSQPIDVYSQWIDACEDVADNY